From Nitrosopumilus zosterae, the proteins below share one genomic window:
- a CDS encoding FxLYD domain-containing protein: MEKFFIVVFLFVGLIPAAFGEAFIENDQQFIGDDKSLHVVGEITNNLKVPLSQISVLITLLDEDKNPIAIREADSLVNTIMPGMKGPFELILTRNDAKNTESYSIELDYELSPPKNQVIDITESKLSTDNYNNLMITGTVMNKGDITANTVAIIATLYDIEGKVAAVSKVHPEPDYLGVNDNAFFLVTIPDKIQNNQIKEYTLVAESEEYAAVPEFPIGTLVVLVLTLSVYVGITRYSGRIITNLISVTNPK; encoded by the coding sequence GTGGAGAAATTTTTCATAGTTGTGTTTCTTTTTGTAGGATTAATTCCAGCTGCATTTGGCGAGGCGTTTATTGAAAACGATCAACAGTTCATCGGAGATGACAAATCACTACATGTGGTAGGCGAAATTACAAATAATCTAAAAGTACCATTAAGCCAAATCAGCGTTCTAATCACACTTCTTGATGAAGACAAAAATCCAATCGCCATCAGGGAGGCAGATTCATTGGTCAATACAATCATGCCAGGAATGAAAGGTCCGTTTGAATTGATATTAACAAGGAATGACGCAAAAAACACAGAATCGTATTCAATAGAATTGGATTATGAGCTAAGCCCACCAAAAAACCAAGTGATAGACATTACGGAATCAAAATTGTCAACGGATAATTACAATAATTTGATGATAACAGGAACGGTTATGAACAAAGGAGACATTACAGCAAACACAGTAGCGATTATTGCGACATTATATGATATTGAAGGAAAAGTTGCAGCAGTGTCAAAAGTTCATCCAGAGCCAGATTATCTAGGAGTAAATGACAATGCCTTTTTTTTAGTTACAATCCCAGATAAAATACAAAACAATCAGATCAAAGAATACACGTTGGTTGCAGAATCAGAAGAATATGCAGCAGTTCCAGAATTCCCTATTGGGACACTAGTCGTACTTGTGTTAACATTATCTGTATATGTTGGAATTACAAGGTATTCGGGCAGAATTATAACAAACCTGATTTCTGTAACAAATCCAAAGTAG